The proteins below are encoded in one region of Segatella copri:
- a CDS encoding site-specific integrase has translation MKSTFSIIFYLKRQVVKKDGTVPVMGRITVDGTQAQFSCKVTANPKLWDTKGGRMTGKSMLALEVNRKLDKMRVSINKHYQEILDRDNYVTAEKVKNAFLGLEYRCQTLLKVYAQYNEDYEKLYKAGMRSWGSLRRYRCVYRHLQEFLQSRYHVNDISLKELTPAFITDFEAFLRTDKHLCENSLSVYMLPLRTMVFRAIDNGWLTRDPFHDYKVPKVETTRGFLTKEEIHLLMNAELKRKTMQLIRDLYLFCCFTGLSFADLKNLKEEHIQTFFDDSEWIMIDRQKTGVRSTIKLLDYPKSIMEKYRGLCADGRIFPVPCYSDCRGILLRVAKRCGITKHLTWHMSRHTMATEICLTNGVPIETVSSILGHKNIKTTQIYAKITKEKLNKDMDKLSLQLNHIEEYMGHVEQSVENDKSNQISKQDEV, from the coding sequence ATGAAGAGTACATTTTCAATTATCTTCTACCTCAAAAGACAGGTAGTTAAGAAAGACGGTACAGTCCCAGTCATGGGACGTATCACAGTGGACGGAACACAGGCACAGTTCAGTTGTAAGGTGACGGCAAATCCAAAATTGTGGGACACCAAGGGCGGACGCATGACAGGAAAAAGTATGCTGGCATTGGAGGTGAACCGCAAGCTGGACAAGATGCGTGTGAGTATCAACAAGCATTATCAAGAGATTCTTGACAGAGACAATTATGTGACAGCCGAGAAGGTGAAGAATGCTTTTCTTGGATTGGAATATCGCTGTCAGACTTTGCTGAAGGTTTATGCTCAGTACAATGAGGATTATGAGAAACTCTATAAAGCGGGTATGCGCTCTTGGGGTTCCCTTAGAAGATATAGATGCGTGTACCGTCATCTACAGGAGTTCTTGCAGAGTCGTTATCATGTCAACGACATATCTCTTAAAGAACTGACTCCTGCTTTTATTACGGATTTTGAAGCTTTTCTGCGCACAGATAAACATTTGTGCGAAAATTCTCTGTCAGTGTATATGCTGCCATTGCGAACAATGGTGTTCAGAGCGATAGATAATGGATGGTTAACGAGAGATCCTTTCCATGACTATAAGGTGCCGAAAGTAGAGACAACTCGTGGATTTCTGACGAAAGAGGAGATTCATCTGTTGATGAATGCTGAGTTGAAAAGAAAGACCATGCAATTGATAAGAGACCTGTATCTGTTCTGTTGCTTTACGGGATTGTCGTTTGCAGATTTGAAAAATCTGAAAGAGGAACATATACAGACATTCTTTGATGACAGTGAATGGATAATGATCGATAGACAAAAGACGGGTGTGAGATCTACCATCAAATTGTTGGATTATCCAAAATCCATCATGGAGAAATACAGAGGACTATGTGCGGATGGACGAATCTTTCCAGTGCCATGCTATTCTGATTGTCGTGGCATTCTGCTTCGCGTGGCGAAAAGATGTGGCATTACGAAGCACCTGACCTGGCACATGAGTCGCCATACGATGGCTACGGAGATTTGTCTCACCAATGGTGTGCCAATAGAAACGGTGAGTTCGATATTGGGACATAAGAATATTAAAACAACACAAATTTACGCAAAAATAACTAAGGAAAAGTTGAATAAGGACATGGATAAGTTATCTTTGCAACTAAATCATATCGAGGAGTATATGGGACATGTAGAACAGAGTGTTGAAAATGACAAGAGTAATCAAATTTCTAAACAAGACGAAGTATGA
- a CDS encoding helix-turn-helix domain-containing protein, whose product MNMNQLLTHESESIDTAMQSLKKANNWLSSFIESYSPPLDGERYLTDKELSEHLKLSRRTLQEYRKQGILPYIILCGKTLYPESEIQSLLTTNYRKPIIDGTVK is encoded by the coding sequence ATGAACATGAACCAACTTTTGACGCATGAGAGCGAGTCGATAGACACCGCCATGCAGTCATTGAAGAAAGCCAACAACTGGCTGTCTTCCTTCATCGAGTCCTACAGCCCACCTTTGGACGGTGAGCGATACCTCACCGACAAAGAACTCTCCGAACACTTGAAGCTCAGTCGCCGCACCTTGCAAGAATATCGCAAGCAAGGCATCCTGCCTTACATCATCCTCTGTGGCAAGACCCTCTATCCCGAATCCGAGATCCAGTCCCTCCTCACCACCAACTATCGTAAACCCATAATTGACGGCACCGTCAAATGA
- a CDS encoding helix-turn-helix domain-containing protein: MEVVTMEKKAFDLMMARYDALVQKVELLKHKANGKRLNQWLTGSEVCQQLRISPRTLQKLRDRRFLGHTQIGRKFYYNPDEVKAIVPLIARIKSV, from the coding sequence ATGGAAGTAGTAACAATGGAAAAGAAGGCATTCGACTTGATGATGGCAAGATACGATGCCTTAGTACAAAAGGTAGAGTTGTTGAAGCACAAGGCAAACGGCAAGCGTCTCAACCAGTGGCTCACAGGATCTGAGGTCTGTCAGCAGCTGCGCATCAGCCCCCGCACATTACAGAAATTACGCGACCGCCGTTTCCTGGGACACACCCAAATCGGTCGCAAGTTCTATTACAATCCCGACGAAGTCAAGGCCATCGTTCCACTGATTGCCCGCATCAAATCGGTATAG
- a CDS encoding helix-turn-helix domain-containing protein: MEVITMESSAFKMLTEQIADVAKLVALIYSNARENTKRRSMELVLTSSDAARILGISKRTLQRLRSTNSIEYFMVRGQCRYSINAVQKLIEERTIAKET, translated from the coding sequence ATGGAAGTAATAACAATGGAAAGTTCAGCCTTTAAGATGCTGACAGAACAGATTGCCGACGTGGCAAAGTTGGTAGCTCTCATATATTCCAATGCGCGAGAAAATACCAAAAGAAGAAGCATGGAACTTGTGCTGACAAGCAGTGATGCTGCAAGAATACTTGGGATAAGCAAGCGAACCCTGCAGCGCTTGCGCTCTACCAACAGTATCGAGTACTTCATGGTGCGCGGACAATGCAGATACAGCATCAACGCTGTACAGAAATTGATTGAGGAACGAACCATTGCCAAGGAGACATGA